From the Nitrospinota bacterium genome, one window contains:
- a CDS encoding DEAD/DEAH box helicase codes for MTFESLHLPETVLKGIQDADFKYCTPIQAAALPIALAGKDVAGQAQTGTGKTAAFLITIFTRLLATPKPEMKGERAGPRALIIAPTRELARQIEKDALLLGKHCNFKIVCVYGGVDYDKQRTMIKDGVDILIATPGRLIDYYKQKFFSLKLVEALVIDEADRMFDMGFIQDLRYLLRNTSPYNKRLSMLFSATLNFRVMELCYEHMNNPEKVTIEPEKAVVDEIAQSLYHVGHHEKFNLLLGLLKQEEGEKVLIFCNTKAMNERLEAKLKHNGFNAGQISGDLHQKARIRVLEEFSAGDLDILIATDVASRGIHVDDITHVINFDLPQDPEDYVHRIGRTARAGKKGTAITLCCENYAAHLERVEEYLKTKIPVVWAEEELFLKGKPGMPPRRPKTKRPPERKSSSTSRPVRGKPPRGRSRARP; via the coding sequence ATTACATTTGAGTCTCTTCACCTTCCTGAGACCGTACTAAAAGGCATACAGGACGCGGATTTTAAGTACTGTACCCCCATTCAAGCTGCGGCATTGCCCATCGCCCTGGCAGGAAAGGACGTAGCCGGCCAGGCGCAAACGGGAACCGGCAAGACCGCTGCCTTTTTGATCACCATTTTCACACGACTTCTCGCAACCCCAAAACCCGAAATGAAAGGGGAAAGAGCCGGTCCACGTGCACTCATCATCGCTCCAACCCGCGAGTTAGCCCGGCAAATAGAAAAAGATGCCCTGCTCTTAGGCAAACATTGCAATTTCAAAATCGTCTGCGTATATGGCGGCGTGGATTATGACAAACAACGCACCATGATTAAAGACGGGGTGGACATTCTCATCGCCACCCCTGGACGTCTGATTGATTATTACAAACAGAAATTCTTCAGCCTGAAGCTGGTGGAAGCGCTGGTCATCGACGAAGCCGATCGCATGTTTGACATGGGTTTCATTCAGGACCTGCGTTACCTGCTCCGCAATACCTCGCCCTACAACAAGCGCCTGTCGATGCTGTTTTCGGCAACGTTGAACTTCAGGGTGATGGAACTGTGCTACGAACACATGAACAACCCGGAAAAAGTGACGATCGAACCAGAAAAGGCCGTGGTCGATGAAATTGCCCAATCCCTTTATCATGTCGGCCATCACGAAAAATTCAATCTTTTGTTGGGACTGCTGAAACAGGAAGAGGGAGAAAAAGTGTTGATTTTTTGCAACACCAAAGCCATGAATGAAAGGCTGGAAGCCAAACTCAAACATAATGGCTTCAACGCCGGACAGATCTCGGGCGACCTGCATCAGAAAGCCCGTATCCGCGTTCTCGAAGAATTCAGCGCTGGTGATCTGGATATACTGATCGCCACCGATGTCGCCTCACGCGGCATTCATGTCGATGACATCACCCACGTGATCAATTTCGACTTGCCACAGGACCCTGAGGATTACGTTCATCGCATCGGCAGGACAGCCCGCGCCGGAAAGAAAGGCACGGCTATCACCCTGTGTTGCGAAAATTATGCGGCCCACCTGGAACGGGTGGAAGAATATTTAAAAACCAAAATTCCCGTTGTCTGGGCGGAAGAAGAATTATTTCTTAAAGGTAAGCCAGGAATGCCGCCCCGGCGTCCTAAAACCAAACGCCCTCCCGAACGCAAGTCTTCATCAACCAGTCGACCGGTCAGAGGCAAACCGCCCCGAGGCAGGTCTCGCGCACGGCCCTGA
- the ligA gene encoding NAD-dependent DNA ligase LigA, whose amino-acid sequence MPQSDKEEIETLRREIRRHDIRYYVDDQPEITDREYDRLMQRLIDLEKKHPDWVTSDSPTQRVGGKVSDRFESVVHKMPMLSLDNTYNLDEFRDFHSRVVKGLKNEIAEDAIEYVVELKIDGLGVTLSYENGLFVQGATRGDGRAGEDITANLRTIRSVPLQIPVEKEAFKFLEVRGEVYLDRKAFSRINEERKANEQAEFVNPRNAAAGSLRLLDPTITARRPLDIFIYSVGYMDPMPFKTHYEAMQKLKALGFRINPATVLCKNFQETFALIDRWREKKDNLDYEVDGLVVKVNGLSYQEKLGCTAKHPRWAVAYKYEAEQVTTEVEDIVCQVGRTGSITPVAVLRPVFLSGSTVSRATLHNEDVIKDKDVRVGDTVVIEKAGEVIPKVVRVVSEPGKSRGQPFKMPAECPECKTAIVREKEEAAWRCVNSACPAQLKERLFHFASRKAMDIDHLGPAVIDQLVDSGRVQHFSDLYALTPEDLVPLERLAEKSAQNLLNAIQKSKTAGLSRLLHGLGVRHVGQRAADVLAQTFHSMDALQNASFEDLESVMEMGPIMAASLRVFFDQEANKEEILRLQKQGVVMVEERQETGDRLLGKQFVLTGTLQDYTRDQAKEKILAQGGRVTSSVSKKTDYVVAGDDPGSKRDKAEKLGVQILSEDDFKTLLSE is encoded by the coding sequence ATGCCACAATCCGATAAAGAAGAAATCGAAACACTCCGGCGTGAAATCAGGCGGCATGACATTCGTTATTATGTCGATGACCAGCCCGAGATCACCGATCGCGAGTACGACCGTCTGATGCAGAGGTTGATAGACCTGGAAAAAAAGCATCCCGATTGGGTCACTTCCGACTCCCCGACGCAACGAGTGGGCGGTAAGGTATCGGACCGTTTCGAGAGCGTGGTGCATAAAATGCCGATGCTCAGCCTGGATAATACTTACAACCTGGACGAATTCCGCGATTTTCATAGTCGTGTGGTCAAAGGGCTTAAAAACGAAATTGCCGAAGATGCCATTGAATATGTAGTGGAGTTGAAGATTGATGGGCTCGGCGTCACGCTTTCCTATGAAAACGGATTGTTTGTCCAGGGAGCCACACGCGGAGATGGCAGAGCAGGGGAAGACATCACCGCCAATTTGCGCACCATTCGTTCCGTTCCCCTTCAAATCCCTGTAGAGAAAGAAGCGTTTAAATTTCTCGAAGTGCGGGGCGAGGTTTACCTCGACCGCAAAGCATTTTCCAGGATCAATGAAGAACGCAAAGCGAATGAACAGGCGGAATTTGTCAATCCCAGAAACGCGGCGGCAGGCTCCCTTCGTCTGCTCGATCCGACGATCACCGCCCGTCGGCCTCTGGATATTTTTATTTACAGTGTTGGCTACATGGACCCCATGCCGTTTAAAACGCATTACGAAGCCATGCAGAAACTCAAAGCGCTGGGGTTTCGCATCAACCCGGCTACGGTTTTGTGCAAGAATTTTCAAGAAACCTTTGCTTTGATCGATCGTTGGCGCGAGAAAAAAGATAACCTCGATTACGAAGTAGATGGGCTGGTGGTCAAAGTGAACGGACTGTCCTATCAGGAGAAACTCGGATGCACCGCCAAACATCCGCGCTGGGCGGTGGCGTATAAATATGAGGCCGAGCAGGTGACAACCGAAGTTGAGGATATCGTCTGTCAGGTGGGGCGGACCGGCTCCATCACGCCCGTCGCCGTGTTGCGTCCGGTATTCTTGTCGGGGTCCACCGTCAGCCGTGCGACGCTTCACAATGAAGACGTGATCAAAGACAAAGACGTGCGAGTGGGTGATACCGTGGTGATCGAGAAAGCTGGAGAGGTGATCCCCAAGGTGGTGCGGGTGGTGAGCGAACCGGGAAAATCCCGTGGCCAACCGTTTAAAATGCCTGCTGAATGTCCCGAATGTAAAACGGCGATTGTCCGCGAGAAGGAAGAAGCCGCCTGGCGGTGTGTCAATTCTGCCTGCCCGGCCCAGCTCAAGGAACGTTTGTTCCACTTTGCGTCGCGCAAGGCGATGGACATCGATCACCTGGGACCGGCTGTGATCGACCAATTGGTAGACAGTGGCCGGGTGCAGCATTTCTCGGACCTTTACGCGTTGACTCCAGAAGATCTGGTGCCGCTCGAGCGCTTGGCTGAAAAGTCGGCGCAGAATCTTTTAAATGCGATTCAAAAAAGCAAGACTGCGGGACTTTCCCGGTTGTTGCACGGTTTAGGAGTGCGTCATGTGGGGCAACGGGCGGCTGATGTTCTCGCGCAAACCTTTCATTCGATGGATGCATTACAAAACGCCTCCTTCGAAGATTTGGAATCCGTCATGGAGATGGGACCCATCATGGCCGCAAGCCTGCGAGTTTTTTTTGATCAGGAGGCTAATAAAGAAGAAATCCTCCGTCTTCAAAAACAGGGTGTGGTCATGGTTGAAGAAAGGCAGGAAACGGGGGACCGACTGCTTGGCAAACAGTTCGTGCTGACCGGCACGTTGCAGGACTATACCCGCGACCAGGCCAAGGAAAAAATTCTGGCTCAGGGTGGGAGGGTGACATCCAGCGTTTCCAAAAAGACTGATTATGTCGTTGCGGGGGATGACCCCGGATCAAAACGCGACAAAGCCGAAAAGTTGGGGGTGCAGATTTTAAGTGAAGATGATTTTAAAACTCTTTTAAGCGAATGA